In the genome of Leeuwenhoekiella sp. MAR_2009_132, one region contains:
- the radC gene encoding RadC family protein, with the protein MSEDLDSFSIKKWSLDDRPREKLLSKGKDALTDAELVAILIGSGSRNESAVALSKRILASVDNNLNALGKLSIDQLLKFKGIGEAKGVTIAAALELGRRRRLEDVAEVKKISGSHSVFELLQPVLGELEHEEFWILYLNNANKVLSMHQLSKGGMTGTLVDVRLVFKKALETGAVSIILAHNHPSGALKPSQADKNITEKLKNASQSLDIKVLDHLIITEKAYFSFADEGLL; encoded by the coding sequence ATGTCAGAAGATTTAGATTCATTTTCAATAAAAAAGTGGTCCTTAGATGATCGTCCTCGAGAAAAACTACTCAGCAAGGGCAAAGATGCTTTAACAGATGCAGAATTGGTAGCTATACTCATAGGATCTGGTAGTCGCAATGAAAGTGCGGTAGCTTTAAGTAAACGAATTTTAGCTTCTGTAGATAATAATTTAAATGCTTTAGGCAAGTTAAGTATAGATCAACTCCTAAAATTTAAAGGTATTGGCGAAGCTAAAGGTGTGACAATTGCAGCGGCTTTAGAGTTGGGTCGTCGCAGACGCTTAGAAGATGTAGCTGAGGTAAAGAAAATTTCAGGAAGCCACTCTGTTTTTGAATTGCTTCAACCTGTATTAGGGGAGCTTGAGCATGAAGAATTTTGGATTCTATACTTAAATAACGCTAATAAAGTACTTAGTATGCATCAGTTAAGTAAAGGCGGTATGACCGGCACTTTAGTAGATGTACGTCTGGTATTTAAGAAAGCACTAGAAACAGGGGCGGTCTCGATTATTCTAGCGCACAACCATCCATCAGGCGCCTTGAAACCCAGCCAGGCAGATAAAAATATCACAGAAAAATTAAAAAATGCTTCCCAAAGCTTAGATATAAAGGTTCTTGATCATTTAATCATTACCGAAAAAGCCTATTTTAGCTTCGCTGATGAAGGTTTATTATAA
- a CDS encoding DUF1569 domain-containing protein — protein sequence MESLFQANTHITILKRLESLSPSSTASWGKMNVSQMLNHCQKPLEIPLYNRDFNLKSNFLIKLLFKKSMYDDSKIRKNLPTSKAFKIIEPKDFITEKTQLKKLIEDFYELRSKESFQPHPVFGNFTTSQWGQMQYKHLDHHFTQFGV from the coding sequence ATGGAAAGTCTATTTCAGGCAAATACACACATTACTATACTTAAACGTTTAGAATCTTTAAGTCCTAGTTCTACTGCTTCGTGGGGTAAAATGAATGTGAGCCAAATGCTTAATCACTGTCAAAAACCACTAGAAATCCCTCTTTACAATAGAGATTTTAATTTAAAATCTAACTTTTTAATTAAGCTCCTCTTCAAAAAATCGATGTATGATGATTCAAAAATTAGAAAAAATCTCCCCACTTCTAAAGCTTTTAAAATAATTGAACCTAAAGATTTTATAACCGAAAAAACTCAACTTAAAAAATTGATTGAAGATTTTTATGAGCTTCGTTCAAAAGAATCTTTTCAGCCGCATCCTGTTTTTGGTAACTTTACTACTTCACAATGGGGTCAGATGCAATACAAACATCTAGATCACCATTTTACACAATTTGGAGTATGA
- a CDS encoding FMN-binding negative transcriptional regulator has product MSLYPPPHHQESGFANAVKTLQTFPLALLITTQNDVPLLTHLPLIYKADNNLGKLVGHIDNNNPQLQHLKPGADVTLVFNGPDSYISPAIYTTRQLPTWNYIKVHLEGKIIRHQNIDELKNTMVELTHTLEGDQQRFVLDKDDSRMDAFVNYVTGFEIEITNWEGKFKLSQDKLKKDQEKAKLALKDSYSAIMSDYIDFVYEQHISKI; this is encoded by the coding sequence ATGAGTTTATATCCACCCCCGCACCACCAGGAATCTGGTTTTGCAAACGCAGTTAAAACACTACAGACTTTCCCACTGGCATTATTAATCACAACACAAAATGATGTCCCCCTCCTCACTCATTTACCACTAATTTACAAGGCAGACAATAATCTGGGTAAACTAGTAGGCCATATAGATAACAATAATCCGCAACTTCAACACTTAAAGCCAGGTGCAGATGTAACCCTTGTTTTTAATGGACCAGACAGCTATATATCTCCAGCTATCTATACCACTCGTCAGCTACCTACTTGGAATTATATTAAGGTTCATTTAGAAGGAAAAATTATACGTCATCAAAATATCGACGAATTAAAAAATACAATGGTAGAACTTACGCATACTCTTGAAGGTGATCAACAACGTTTTGTTTTAGATAAAGATGATTCTAGAATGGATGCCTTTGTTAACTATGTAACGGGTTTTGAAATAGAAATAACGAATTGGGAAGGAAAATTTAAACTTTCACAAGACAAATTAAAAAAAGACCAGGAGAAAGCAAAATTGGCATTAAAAGACAGTTACTCCGCTATTATGAGTGATTATATAGATTTTGTATATGAACAACATATCTCCAAAATCTAG
- a CDS encoding sensor histidine kinase, with translation MRISKESLYNPFFVVFTSVFLSTLTFTLVFSYTAWEDFWIGFWMSAIIPFVVSCPIAIIMNRYFKRLDLQKQKLEKLDSTNKKLFALISHDVRTPLNNLKTVIELFNNNSIDIEESKSLLNDLSGRLDNVTLFLDGLLDWSKKQTQDKQIEKTPFQSADLIKSILRLMQPQAQDKNIEIVTQNINAKIYADIDSYSFVLRNLIHNAIKFTPSNGVITINTYVEDNFVYTTVTDTGLGISPKVIEKIMNGENWFTTPGTFNELGSGFGLKTCMFYLEKNKGSLSIKSEVGAGSTLTFRLPKARD, from the coding sequence ATGCGAATATCTAAAGAAAGTTTATACAATCCTTTTTTTGTAGTCTTTACCTCTGTTTTCTTATCTACACTAACATTTACGCTAGTCTTCTCATATACAGCCTGGGAAGACTTTTGGATAGGCTTTTGGATGAGCGCTATAATTCCGTTTGTAGTATCCTGCCCAATAGCAATAATTATGAATCGTTATTTTAAACGACTAGACCTTCAAAAACAAAAATTAGAAAAATTAGATTCTACTAATAAAAAATTATTTGCACTTATCTCTCATGATGTGCGCACTCCTTTAAATAATCTTAAAACGGTTATAGAATTATTTAACAATAATAGTATAGATATAGAAGAAAGTAAATCACTTTTAAATGATCTTTCAGGAAGATTAGATAACGTAACGCTGTTTCTAGATGGTTTATTAGATTGGTCAAAAAAACAGACCCAGGATAAACAAATTGAAAAAACACCTTTTCAAAGTGCAGATTTAATAAAATCTATTCTAAGACTTATGCAACCTCAGGCTCAGGATAAAAATATTGAAATAGTAACTCAAAATATAAATGCTAAAATATATGCTGATATAGACAGTTACTCATTTGTACTTAGAAATCTAATTCACAATGCAATAAAATTTACACCTTCAAATGGGGTTATCACCATTAACACCTATGTAGAAGATAATTTTGTTTATACAACAGTCACAGATACCGGCCTGGGAATTTCTCCCAAAGTGATAGAGAAGATTATGAATGGTGAAAATTGGTTTACAACCCCGGGCACTTTTAATGAATTAGGATCTGGTTTTGGCTTAAAAACCTGTATGTTTTATTTAGAAAAAAATAAAGGATCATTAAGCATCAAAAGCGAAGTTGGCGCTGGTAGCACACTTACCTT